In Rhinolophus sinicus isolate RSC01 linkage group LG17, ASM3656204v1, whole genome shotgun sequence, one DNA window encodes the following:
- the TEX35 gene encoding testis-expressed protein 35 isoform X2 gives MQKDMEEKMDVLINIHKRSKLRGGKEHQEPRLTGKTDPRLRLKETDGVDRASLTLQKKTVPLQKPKTNLLGSLHQCETHCDPCDDIEPTWMTQGHLRILRPPPAPEGGRGQAQTSTTPEGSPDQSLRLNRFDCTHFHGNGLPTPFPKEGLP, from the exons ATGCAGAAGGATATggaggagaagatggatgttttaataaatatacacaaGCGCAGCAAGCT aagaggaggaaaggagcaTCAGGAGCCCAGGCTGACAGGAAAGACTGACCCACGGCTCCGGCTCAAGGAGACGGATGGAGTGGACAGAGCGTCACTTACTCTCCAGAAGAAGACTGTGCCACTACAAAAACCAAAAACGAACCTGCTGGGCTCCCTCCATCAGTGTGAGACCCACTGT gacccttgtgatgacaTTGAGCCCACCTGGATGACACAGGGTCATCTCCGGATTTTAAG GCCACCGCCAGCCCCAGAAGGTGGGAGAGGACAGGCTCAGACATCCACCACCCCAGAAGGGAGCCCAGATCAATCTCTCAGACTCAACAGGTTTGATTGCACCCATTTCCATGGCAATGGGTTACCCACCCCCTTTCCTAAGGAGGGGCTACCCTGA
- the TEX35 gene encoding testis-expressed protein 35 isoform X1, with the protein MEEINQIKDVMDKDFDKLQEFVEIMKEMQKDMEEKMDVLINIHKRSKLRGGKEHQEPRLTGKTDPRLRLKETDGVDRASLTLQKKTVPLQKPKTNLLGSLHQCETHCDPCDDIEPTWMTQGHLRILRPPPAPEGGRGQAQTSTTPEGSPDQSLRLNRKW; encoded by the exons ATAAAAGATGTAATGGACAAGGATTTTGATAAACTCCAGGAATTTGTGGAGATTATGAAG GAAATGCAGAAGGATATggaggagaagatggatgttttaataaatatacacaaGCGCAGCAAGCT aagaggaggaaaggagcaTCAGGAGCCCAGGCTGACAGGAAAGACTGACCCACGGCTCCGGCTCAAGGAGACGGATGGAGTGGACAGAGCGTCACTTACTCTCCAGAAGAAGACTGTGCCACTACAAAAACCAAAAACGAACCTGCTGGGCTCCCTCCATCAGTGTGAGACCCACTGT gacccttgtgatgacaTTGAGCCCACCTGGATGACACAGGGTCATCTCCGGATTTTAAG GCCACCGCCAGCCCCAGAAGGTGGGAGAGGACAGGCTCAGACATCCACCACCCCAGAAGGGAGCCCAGATCAATCTCTCAGACTCAACAG gaagtgGTAG